The Yamadazyma tenuis chromosome 2, complete sequence sequence ACGATGAGATTCACCAGAGTGTTGAAACAAGCTGAAGAGGTGTTAATCAAGGCCGCTTCCGGTAACCCCACCGGTATCACTGGTCTTTACCAGCACCCTAATCCCAGACCGGCATTGATTTCCCTTTATAACCATACTTTGTCGTTGCTCGACACTAAATTCCCAAAACACTCTATTTACAGACAATCGGTTGAAGCTTTGACCAGAAACAGGTTGAAGgttgtggaagaaaacgAGGTTTCCGAAGtgattgaaaacaaaatcggtggtggtttgatcgaagaaatcatcatccaagCCCATGAAGAGTTGGGTTTGGCTCATGAACTAGCTGAATTAAAGTGCTGggaagagttggaagaaaagccTTTGGACGACCAGTGGGTGTACTTTGGCAAGAAGATTTAGGGGTGCATGGCAATAGCAAGTAGAATAAATAACAATAAACAAATAGTACATAAGTAAAAGCATCACAGAGGTACATTAAGATTACCAACTGAACAGTAGCAACGTGAGAAACCGTAACTAGACTTACGATATACAACTTCTCTCACACAAATCCTCAGCTTTAGATCGATTACATTTCTACTCATACAACTATATATTCAAATACAATCTCCAATCTCTTAACAACAAGAGTTCTTGGACAACGCTCCCTTCGAAACATCAATTCCCGTGCTCTTTTTCTCTGGTTCTGCATCAACATTCTTGTCTTGAATAATACTTGCCAACTCATAAAATATCGAATCGACATTGATGTTGGACTTAGCACTGGCTTCTAAAAATGGAATGTTCAACCTCGCTGCCAACTCCTGTCCTTGTTCGGTAGACACCTGTCTGCCTTCGCTATCGTCACATTTGTTACCCACGAGGAAAATTTGTGCATCTTCATTGGCATGCTGGGTAACCGTCTGATACCAGTTATCAACATTTTCGAAACTTCTGGCATCGGTCACATCATAAATCAACACGATCCCCATGGCACCACGGTAGTACgcggtggtgatggttctGAACCGCTCTTGGCCCGCGGTGTCCCACACTTGtaacttgattttcttaCCTTTGCTCTCAATAGTCCTGATTTTGAAATCGATTccaatggtggtgataaACGACGGATTGAACTTGTCTTCGACgaatctcaacaacaaacaTGACTTTCCGACACCGGAGTCACCTACCAAtaacaacttcatgatCATATCATATGATCTAGATGGGGCTCTTCCACTCATGGTAATTATCTCCTTTTTGCTATTCTGGGGGTCACGACTTTTACGACAATAATTTCAAAACCAATGAAGCCTTAGAAATTCGGAACTTGAATGGATGTTGGGTTTATAGTCCTTTATGGGTAGTCAAGGATGTATCGGAACTGATGGTTGAAAAGTATCCGAGTCTGAGCAGTGCAAGGTGGTGCTTCGTTTTGAATTTTCGAGCACCTCACGGTTTCGCGGTTTCGCGTCGGCTAGTGAGCAGAACAGGAATGGCACCAACTAGCTGGTTGGGGTATCAGAATATAGCAGTTGTTACGGTCGCATGATCTATTAGCTATACAGGCATATTACGTCTACAAGAACGCCTCAACATTGATTTCCACACTCGAGGCCGCATATGGGATTTCAAACGATTTCATCACTTCCGGGTGCAACACCCCAAGAGAACCAATCACCTGCTCCTTGGCGTCAGGACCAGCTCTGAAGTAGATTTTGGCACCTCTTCCGGGGAAAAAGGTAGGGTTTTCACTGTCCTCTTCTATCCAGTAGCCTCTACCGGTATTCTCCTTTGGAAACTCAATCCAGTTGGCTCTTAAAGTCTGCATCAACTTACCCAACAATCCCTGGACGTACTCAAAGCCAGACGTCTTACCAGCGATGATGGCGGCCCAGTTCCGCTGGTTGATGGCTCTTCTCTCGGTAGCAtcgttcttcaacacaatGTCACCACACTCGAAAACCTTGATGGGTAATGAGTGTTTTCTGTTTTCCTTGATGGTCTTCAATAACCCAGGTAACAAGGTAGTTCTGACAACCTGGTACTCAAAGGTCTTGGGgttctccaacttgacggCTTTTGTTTCGTCATCCTTAACTcttaagaacttgaagttttcgtCGTGCGAACACAACGTCAACGCCATGATTTCGGAGTATCCTGCTTGAGCCGATGCAACTCTACAGATATCGGCTATTTTGTTGACAGGCAAGGCAGAAGCCACCAAACTCTCACTCTTGGGTTTGGTTtttttgatattgttgaatcCAAACCCAATGGCTGCATCTTCCATGATGTCGCACTGGTGCAAGATGTCGGATCTGGTGATGGGGATGGAAAcctccaacaatttggagTCTGAAGTCGATACCTCGGCCTCCAActccattttcttcaataacttgGCGATGTCGGCTCCCAGCAAATCCAAGGCCAAACACGAGTTGATATAGGAGATTTCGGCATGGGCTTTTCTTGGAGTCACACTGGGGCATAACCGCAGTTGGCCATTGTGTTCGGAAATGATTTCCACCGGCTCgatttcaaacttctcaGCACAGTGGGCAGAGAACATCGCCACCATGATCTGTACCACGATCTCGGTTTTGGTGCGGTCAGTACCTGTCACATCAATGAACACATTGGTGGTGTCCttggtgatcttggagtggttggagttgatgatgggaGGCATCGAGCAAACAGTCCGGTTGGAATCCAACACCACGGGATAGACAGGGGACTCTCTGATGATGTGTAAATACTTGGATAAGTGCTTGTCCTTTTCGTAGAATTCCATGAGGCCAGGTCCATCCATAACCTGGGTCTGATTCAAAGGAGCAAATTTGACGTCTTGAGGTTTCAATGCTTCATAGGTGAAAGGGCCTTGGATGGTGTCCAAATCATGAGTTCCGATGGCCACCAACGTTCTGTTACGACACAAGTTCGTGTGCAACTTGTCCTGCAACGCTATGAACGAGTCATAAGTTCTCTGGTCGAACTTAATATTTCTCAAGATGGCCGCTGCCGCATAAGGACGAACTTCTTCCACCGACTTGTGGATGGTTAATTTGGTGGTTGGCTTGCTCAACTTGTAGGTAGGAGGGAGTTGTCTGCCCAAGAAGACGTTCAAGGCCTGGGCAATCCCTTCGAAACATAACATATCATATCTGTTGGCGGGCACCTCAATCTTCAACTGGGGTCTCTCGCCCGCGGTGCAGTCCTCGGTGGTGTCTTCGTCCAACTCGATCCCGAAGTCGAAGCACAACTCATCAAACTCCTGGGTGGTGTATGACCTACCTAAGTACTCATATAAGTCCTGTTTATCCACTGAAATAGTAGGCATGGCTGGGGCGTTGGATTGTGAGTCTTGAAACTTTGAGGAAAATTTTCGCGGGTTGTGGGTGGAGAGTTACGCGTGCCATGGTACATCTGGGCATGGCTGCAACTCGCAGCATATACTAGAGAATAGAGCTGTCCCAGCCTCTGCAATATTGAACGATGTGTACTTTTGACTTCATATTCCTGGGCGATGCTTTTGTGTCTGATGTTATGTATCAGACACAAAAAATTACAGAAATCGCAAAAGTCATATAAATGAGGTACGTGAAAACATTCACTTTATTATCGTTAAATGCAAATGTATATTTGTGGTAGAATTATGCTTTGTCCAAAGAAGATTCCAGTGGTTTCAGCAACATGTCGGAGGCTTTATGCTTGAGCTGCGTGGACTTTTGGGCTACAGTTTCAGAGATACTGGTGAGTACCGGCTTCTGCTCCGGCTTCAGCTCCAACTTCAGCTCCAGCACTGGCTTGGTGATAGGAACTTCCTGAGGGAGTTGCAGTTTATCAGGAATGGAAAGATGTTCGATTTCCTTTGCCTCCTTCAAGAGTGAGCCCACATCAAAAATGGGTGTAGGGTTTTCTTGCTCAATATACTCTTCTCCAGTGGTATCTGAAGATTCACCAATATCACTCCACCAGTTGTTTTGACGTCTTGAAAAAAACTTCTTCCATCCCTTCTTCTCCGTTTGTTCCTTTTGCTCATCCTCGatctccttcttcatcttggcCCGGGCCTCGTCGAACTCGTGAATCAACTGCCGTTGACGTTCTCCTTCCTCATTATCTGGTTCTTCGATTTCGGCAAACTCCTCGTCAAGAACTTCCCATTGAAGCTCCTGTAGAATCTTGGGAATGGCCTTTCTGTACGCCATATGAccctccacaaactcggTCACATCGATGTTCTCTATTCCGTACGAGTCGTTGATGGGTGCAATTCCTGCCACCGACGCCAATCCTCCTCCAGTTGCTCTGAATAAGTACCCAAGAACCCAGTCTTTGCGCGAGTAGCCATTGATGAATTTCCCGCTCACGACAGATCTGGCGAGTCCAAGCTGGTCTTTATTGATAGTGATAGGGGTCCCTAAGATTATGACGTTTTCCACCAACCCAAAACACCCTTTTTGTGCCAATTCCACCAAGCACGAGTAAATCACCCGAGACCCCAACGAGAATCCTACGAGTGTCATGGGCCGTACGCCAAGATTCCCCGACACTAAAGTATCGGCCAAGATCTTGCCTGCCTTCCAGGCCCTGTCCAACGAAACGTTCCATGGGTTATCAACAAGATAAGAAAGTTTGGATAAAGCCACGGGAATTTGAATGGCTGCCATCAACGACGTCAAAATCGTGGCCCCTAGGATCTGCTGGATGGAGCTTGTCAACGCTTCAGAGGCCAAAATCAGAATGGTTTGACCCATGGATTTCAACATCTCTGGTTCCCAAAGCACCGAAAACAAATCTCCCATTACAGGGTCGACAGTGGAGAATGGTAACCGTACGTCATCGGATTTACCAGTCATCCACCCACTGACGGTGATGATGAGGTTAGATCGCTTGTTATTGTGTAAAGGCTTCAATTCAAACGTTTCCACATCTCCTGCACGTCTCATACCAGCTTTGGAACCAACTTTCGCACCAAGCATAACTCCTCCCGTGGTAATGATGGTGGTACCTCCCACACCAGCAAGGAACCCACTGGTACCCCCGATTCCTACGGTGGTCAACCCGGCAGCCAAACCAGCACCTATAACCGGAGCGAGGAGCCCGGCAGAAAGGCCAATGGCCAAAGTACCTCCAACGGTAGCTAGTCCAATATATGCCATTCTTCTGCCCTTGTTCCGCTTTATATACTTCTGGATGATTTGTTTGTCATTGAGCTTATCTTCTTTGTCTTCCAATGATTTGTCCTTTGTCTCGAGCTCCAAGCTATTTAGAAGCCTACGCTCAAACTGGAACACTTCTATTTTTTCAATTGCCAATTCATTGGCAAACCGCATGAGCAACGCTCGACTGCGACTATCATAGTACCCATCACTCAAAAGAAGTAGAAACAAGTCACACACGAGCACCCAGTCAAGGCTCAACGGTCCCGGCTTCCTATCGTCTTCTTTGACCAAACTGGACGTCAAGTCCAGTACATTGACTCCATGGATGCTTAAATTCTCAATCATCTTCTGCTCGTCCTCATTAACATTCAAATGGGAGTACACCTTTCCAGAGATATACATGGACCAGTTGGCAAAGTTCTTCTGGCTGGCACTCAACTGACGGGCAACTTTGGATGTGGTGGACTGCTTGATACCTGCTAATTCAGCTGCCATATCCACCATTATGAGTTTGACTATACCCACATATGAGAACTTCTGTCCCTCGTTGAGCATTTCTCGGGTGGACTGCAACGCATCGGCCGTCTCCATTGTTTCGACCTCGTCATAGAGAATATCATCATCGGAATCTTCGTTGTTATCCTCGTGCCGGTACTTGGCCACCTCCTGCTTGTCTGTGTCTTTTGTaacaaacaaaaagtcGGTTTTCTTATCCATTTCGGCATACTTAGCCACTTGCTCTGCCGTGTCAATACGTGTGTAGCCACCATTGACGTTTTTGGGGTCAAATCGATCGTGGTCTCTGCCAGATGAGAATTCCAAGTTTCCCTTCTCGTCATAGTAGTCTTGTTCTGTGACTGTTTTCATGGTCTTCCACGTTGCCATATCGTCCGCAAAAAAGTCGAAGTCAGCGTCTTTAGCGTCTTTACTGCCTAGTCGTTCGGTCTCCAGCCTTTCATTTATGGGCAATTGGGGCGTTACTCCGGGATTTCGAAGAGAGGCTCTGATGCCATGATCTTTAGGAAACCGTTTTCCCAAATCAAACTC is a genomic window containing:
- a CDS encoding uncharacterized protein (EggNog:ENOG503P4PN; COG:C), whose translation is MRFTRVLKQAEEVLIKAASGNPTGITGLYQHPNPRPALISLYNHTLSLLDTKFPKHSIYRQSVEALTRNRLKVVEENEVSEVIENKIGGGLIEEIIIQAHEELGLAHELAELKCWEELEEKPLDDQWVYFGKKI
- the SEC4 gene encoding GTP-binding protein (COG:U; EggNog:ENOG503NXRR), with protein sequence MSGRAPSRSYDMIMKLLLVGDSGVGKSCLLLRFVEDKFNPSFITTIGIDFKIRTIESKGKKIKLQVWDTAGQERFRTITTAYYRGAMGIVLIYDVTDARSFENVDNWYQTVTQHANEDAQIFLVGNKCDDSEGRQVSTEQGQELAARLNIPFLEASAKSNINVDSIFYELASIIQDKNVDAEPEKKSTGIDVSKGALSKNSCC
- the FRS1 gene encoding phenylalanine--tRNA ligase subunit beta (BUSCO:EOG09260VTA; EggNog:ENOG503NVJA; COG:J) is translated as MPTISVDKQDLYEYLGRSYTTQEFDELCFDFGIELDEDTTEDCTAGERPQLKIEVPANRYDMLCFEGIAQALNVFLGRQLPPTYKLSKPTTKLTIHKSVEEVRPYAAAAILRNIKFDQRTYDSFIALQDKLHTNLCRNRTLVAIGTHDLDTIQGPFTYEALKPQDVKFAPLNQTQVMDGPGLMEFYEKDKHLSKYLHIIRESPVYPVVLDSNRTVCSMPPIINSNHSKITKDTTNVFIDVTGTDRTKTEIVVQIMVAMFSAHCAEKFEIEPVEIISEHNGQSRLCPSVTPRKAHAEISYINSCLALDLSGADIAKLLKKMELEAEVSTSDSKLLEVSIPITRSDILHQCDIMEDAAIGFGFNNIKKTKPKSESLVASALPVNKIADICRVASAQAGYSEIMALTLCSHDENFKFLRVKDDETKAVKLENPKTFEYQVVRTTLLPGLLKTIKENRKHSLPIKVFECGDIVLKNDATERRAINQRNWAAIIAGKTSGFEYVQGLLGKLMQTLRANWIEFPKENTGRGYWIEEDSENPTFFPGRGAKIYFRAGPDAKEQVIGSLGVLHPEVMKSFEIPYAASSVEINVEAFL
- a CDS encoding uncharacterized protein (EggNog:ENOG503NUHJ; COG:S; BUSCO:EOG0926146A) — its product is MQHPNETYNRNRSTSSLSQSVTHERPAYGSRLGISQLPSLPTDNWSQPTQLSSDDEADATGGSLATNATHDDTSSSFIEFDLGKRFPKDHGIRASLRNPGVTPQLPINERSETERLGSKDAKDADFDFFADDMATWKTMKTVTEQDYYDEKGNLEFSSGRDHDRFDPKNVNGGYTRIDTAEQVAKYAEMDKKTDFLFVTKDTDKQEVAKYRHEDNNEDSDDDILYDEVETMETADALQSTREMLNEGQKFSYVGIVKLIMVDMAAELAGIKQSTTSKVARQLSASQKNFANWSMYISGKVYSHLNVNEDEQKMIENLSIHGVNVSDLTSSLVKEDDRKPGPLSLDWVLVCDLFLLLLSDGYYDSRSRALLMRFANELAIEKIEVFQFERRLLNSLELETKDKSLEDKEDKLNDKQIIQKYIKRNKGRRMAYIGLATVGGTLAIGLSAGLLAPVIGAGLAAGLTTVGIGGTSGFLAGVGGTTIITTGGVMLGAKVGSKAGMRRAGDVETFELKPLHNNKRSNLIITVSGWMTGKSDDVRLPFSTVDPVMGDLFSVLWEPEMLKSMGQTISILASEALTSSIQQILGATILTSLMAAIQIPVALSKLSYLVDNPWNVSLDRAWKAGKILADTLVSGNLGVRPMTLVGFSLGSRVIYSCLVELAQKGCFGLVENVIILGTPITINKDQLGLARSVVSGKFINGYSRKDWVLGYLFRATGGGLASVAGIAPINDSYGIENIDVTEFVEGHMAYRKAIPKILQELQWEVLDEEFAEIEEPDNEEGERQRQLIHEFDEARAKMKKEIEDEQKEQTEKKGWKKFFSRRQNNWWSDIGESSDTTGEEYIEQENPTPIFDVGSLLKEAKEIEHLSIPDKSQLPQEVPITKPVSESKLESKPEQKPVLTSISETVAQKSTQLKHKASDMLSKPSESSLDKA